A window of Selenomonas ruminantium subsp. lactilytica TAM6421 contains these coding sequences:
- the dnaB gene encoding replicative DNA helicase, translating into MALPERVPPQNIEAEQAVLGAMLIKKEAIIEVQEILQPDDFYRETHRIIYEAMVRLQNNDEAVDLVTLTEELRKTDMLDKVGGLGFITQLANIVGTAANVSYHAKIVKEKAELRNLINVATEIAGKAYEDSDEVENIMDEAEKKILAVASRQGGGAFESMKNIVMRTFERINVLYESKGGLTGLSSGFKDLDRLTAGLQKSDLILVAARPSMGKTAFTLNIASYVGLHGSSVAFFSLEMSKEQLMQRMLCSEGGIDASKLRTGQLDEVEWNKLVAVADKMSRAPIYIDDTAGITVMELRSKARRLKAEHGLDLIIIDYLQLMQGRASKNSDNRQQEISEISRSLKALARELDVPVIALSQLSRSVESRQIKKPMLSDLRESGSLEQDADIVMFLYREDYYDKDTENKNITEIIVAKHRNGPVDSIQLFFQKEFTKFRDLLVQ; encoded by the coding sequence TCGGGAAACCCATCGTATTATCTATGAGGCCATGGTGCGCCTGCAGAACAATGACGAAGCGGTGGACCTGGTTACCCTGACCGAGGAATTGCGTAAGACCGACATGCTGGACAAGGTGGGCGGCCTGGGCTTCATCACCCAGCTGGCCAATATCGTAGGCACAGCGGCCAATGTCAGCTACCATGCCAAGATCGTCAAGGAAAAGGCAGAACTGCGGAATCTCATCAATGTGGCCACGGAAATCGCCGGCAAGGCCTATGAGGACAGTGATGAGGTAGAGAATATCATGGATGAGGCGGAGAAGAAGATTCTCGCCGTGGCCAGCCGTCAGGGTGGCGGTGCGTTTGAGTCCATGAAGAATATCGTCATGCGCACCTTTGAGCGCATCAATGTGCTCTATGAGTCGAAAGGCGGTCTTACTGGTCTGAGTTCCGGTTTCAAGGATCTGGACCGGCTCACGGCAGGTCTGCAGAAGTCTGACCTTATTCTGGTGGCAGCGCGCCCTTCCATGGGTAAGACGGCCTTTACGCTGAATATCGCCAGTTATGTGGGGCTTCATGGCAGCAGCGTGGCCTTTTTCTCGTTGGAAATGAGCAAGGAGCAGCTGATGCAGCGTATGCTCTGCTCAGAGGGCGGCATTGATGCCTCCAAGCTGCGTACGGGGCAGTTGGATGAGGTGGAATGGAACAAGCTGGTGGCCGTGGCGGATAAGATGAGCCGGGCGCCTATCTATATTGATGATACGGCAGGCATCACCGTTATGGAGCTGCGTTCCAAGGCACGCCGTTTGAAGGCAGAGCATGGCCTTGACCTCATCATCATCGACTATCTGCAGCTCATGCAGGGGCGGGCCAGCAAGAACAGCGACAACCGTCAACAGGAAATCTCGGAGATTTCCCGTTCCTTGAAGGCATTGGCACGTGAACTGGATGTGCCGGTCATCGCCCTGTCCCAGCTCTCCCGTTCCGTGGAAAGCCGCCAGATCAAAAAGCCGATGCTCTCCGACCTGCGCGAATCCGGTTCCTTGGAGCAGGATGCGGATATCGTTATGTTCCTCTATCGCGAGGATTACTACGATAAAGATACGGAGAACAAGAACATCACCGAAATCATCGTGGCCAAGCACCGTAACGGCCCGGTGGACAGCATCCAGCTCTTCTTCCAGAAAGAGTTCACGAAATTCCGCGATTTGCTGGTGCAATAA